Genomic segment of Caldalkalibacillus thermarum:
GTTGACAGTTTGTGCAGCTGATTTAAACAAAACATCTACTGACGGGCGATGCCCCCTTTGCGGCGCGTCCTGGTGCAGGTGAATGACCGGTACACCTTCTGTCAGCTTCATTTCCATGTGGTAGTCTCCTGGTGCCACATAGGCATAAGCGCCTTGAACCGCTTCGCCCTGCTGTGCTTCCTTCACCGTATAAGCGGAGAGCTCATTTAAGCGATTCGCCAATGACCGTGTGAATCCAGGAGGCATATGCTGAACAACAAGCAAGGCTGTATCTTGACGCAGGGTCAAATGGGAAAAAATATAGTGCAATGCCTTGGGACCACCGGTGGAAGCACCAATGAGCACTAAATATTTAAGTGGTTTTTGATGGCGATAACCTGTGATGATCCTCCCTCCTCTGCAGCCAATTCTTCTGTTATCCTGTTTCCTTCTGGCGAAAGGGAGCGATTAACTGCTTAAAAAAGGAGCGCAATCTTCCCTCTTTCTCCACCGGCTGCTGTTCAAACTGTTGACCAAGGTATTGGGCCGTGATGACCTTCATCGCCTGCGCAGCCTTGGAAGCAGGAAACATTTTAATGAAAGGCTGTTGGTTAAGCACGGCTTTTTGTACAGCTGAATCATGGGGAAGATAGCCCAAATAGTTAAACTCTTTATTTAAAAATTGCTGTGCCACTGCCTGCAATCTGCGTGCTGTTTGCAAACCTTCCCAAGGTTTGGTGCAGCGGTTGACGATCAGATGTAAGTGACTCTCCCGATTGTACTTGCACAAGACTTTTATCACTCCATAGGCATCGGTCAAAGAGGTCGGTTCAGGGGTGGTCACCACCAGCACATCATCCGCAGCCAGCATCAGACTTAACGATTCGTGGGACAAGCCTGCCCCAGTATCCAAAACAATATAGTCCACACGGTTAGCTAATGTGTCCAATTGGAGCAGGACATGATGAAGCTTTTCCTGATCCACATGAAACAACTTGCCCAGTCCTGATCCGCCGGAAATAAGCTCAAGGCCGTATGGCCCCCTTTCAATCACCTGGTTTAAAGGCAGCTGTTGTTCAATCATATCCACAAAAGTCTTCCGGGGGCTGTAACCGATTAAGATATCGATATTGGCAAAACCCACATCAAGATCAAACAGTAATGCCGGTTTCCCGCGTTCAACCAGACTTAAGGCAAAATTGAGGGCAACATTAGATTTTCCTACGCCGCCCTTGCCGCTTGTCACCACAATTGTGCGGGGGCCGGTTTTCGTCTGGCTGCGGCGCATTTTTTCCCGCAGGCCTTCAGCTTGATCTTTCATGCTCTACCCCCTCTTTCAACAGAGCATCGGCCAGCCACCCGGGTGATGGATGGAGAAAATCGTCTGGGACGTTCTGACCGTTGGTGATATAAGCTAACGGCAGGCGGTATTCACTGAGCAAATTAACAATTGAACCCAGTGAGCGCGTTTCATCCGCCTTAGTCAGAATTAAGCTGTGGACGGGCAGTGTTTTAAAATTGGCTATGACATGCTTCATATCCTCATATTTGCTGG
This window contains:
- a CDS encoding CheB methylesterase domain-containing protein; the encoded protein is MLIGASTGGPKALHYIFSHLTLRQDTALLVVQHMPPGFTRSLANRLNELSAYTVKEAQQGEAVQGAYAYVAPGDYHMEMKLTEGVPVIHLHQDAPQRGHRPSVDVLFKSAAQTVNYGVVTVILTGMGKDGTEGLQWLRERKNVYSLAEDQSTCVVYGMPKAAIEARLIDKVVPLEGMPGAIEQAIKELGGSGQWI
- a CDS encoding MinD/ParA family protein yields the protein MKDQAEGLREKMRRSQTKTGPRTIVVTSGKGGVGKSNVALNFALSLVERGKPALLFDLDVGFANIDILIGYSPRKTFVDMIEQQLPLNQVIERGPYGLELISGGSGLGKLFHVDQEKLHHVLLQLDTLANRVDYIVLDTGAGLSHESLSLMLAADDVLVVTTPEPTSLTDAYGVIKVLCKYNRESHLHLIVNRCTKPWEGLQTARRLQAVAQQFLNKEFNYLGYLPHDSAVQKAVLNQQPFIKMFPASKAAQAMKVITAQYLGQQFEQQPVEKEGRLRSFFKQLIAPFRQKETG